A single Carnobacterium inhibens subsp. inhibens DSM 13024 DNA region contains:
- a CDS encoding ComEC/Rec2 family competence protein has product MPKRKKKMTKKQKEQRTKLISTGIILLFVFSIGLFLGENKNSELSLKERITIFMEETAGLFNSEDPEPAETENQETTIRFLDANQGSATLIQSKDGTNILIDSGRYEDKDKKIIQQLDQYVGTGGKIDLLIFTHNDSDHIGYGDLILNYYNVKEVWMNGNDATSKIYERVLDAIDESNALYAEPKAGEKHQVGPFKIDVLNPTDPSDNDQNDDSIVTKITVNQVSGLFSGDASQSIEKAIIDTGVDLAADFILMGHHGSDTSTSEEWIQASQPELALFSAGANNSYGHPGKDAVGRLRKYNIPVYGTIENGTITLVIHEDGTYTIKTEKGENINENGA; this is encoded by the coding sequence ACGAACAAAGTTGATTTCTACTGGAATCATACTTTTGTTTGTTTTTTCGATTGGCTTATTTCTGGGTGAAAATAAAAATAGTGAGCTTTCTTTAAAGGAAAGAATAACTATTTTTATGGAAGAAACAGCTGGTCTTTTTAATTCTGAGGATCCAGAACCAGCTGAGACAGAGAATCAAGAAACAACCATTCGTTTTTTAGATGCTAATCAAGGATCAGCAACACTTATTCAATCGAAAGACGGTACAAATATTTTAATTGATAGTGGACGCTATGAAGACAAAGATAAAAAAATTATTCAACAACTGGACCAATACGTTGGTACAGGCGGTAAAATTGATTTGCTGATTTTTACACATAACGATTCAGACCATATTGGTTATGGAGATCTTATTCTTAATTATTATAATGTAAAAGAAGTCTGGATGAATGGGAACGATGCTACAAGTAAAATTTATGAACGGGTATTAGATGCCATAGATGAAAGTAATGCCTTATATGCAGAACCGAAAGCTGGAGAAAAACATCAAGTAGGTCCTTTTAAAATTGATGTGTTGAACCCTACTGATCCATCAGATAATGATCAAAATGACGATTCTATTGTAACTAAAATTACAGTTAATCAAGTTAGCGGACTTTTTAGTGGAGATGCTTCTCAAAGTATAGAAAAGGCTATTATAGATACAGGCGTGGATCTAGCAGCTGATTTTATCTTAATGGGACATCACGGATCGGACACGAGTACTAGTGAAGAATGGATTCAAGCAAGCCAACCAGAGCTTGCTCTATTTTCAGCAGGTGCAAATAACAGTTATGGGCATCCCGGTAAAGACGCGGTTGGTCGTTTAAGAAAATATAATATTCCAGTCTATGGAACCATTGAAAATGGAACGATTACTCTTGTCATCCATGAAGACGGAACGTATACTATTAAGACTGAAAAGGGAGAGAACATTAATGAAAATGGTGCTTGA
- a CDS encoding DUF3006 family protein: MKMVLEEIEGDLARFIPDEGASFHVKKSLLPEKYQIGELYEVNISEGQVSMIEPLKEETQERLAKMRQKRKKLLNKRKK, translated from the coding sequence ATGAAAATGGTGCTTGAAGAAATAGAGGGTGATTTAGCTCGTTTTATTCCGGATGAAGGTGCATCTTTTCATGTGAAAAAAAGTTTACTGCCAGAAAAGTATCAAATAGGCGAATTGTATGAAGTTAATATTTCTGAAGGTCAAGTTAGTATGATTGAGCCTTTAAAAGAAGAAACACAGGAAAGACTTGCTAAAATGAGACAAAAGCGAAAGAAATTATTAAATAAAAGAAAAAAATAA
- a CDS encoding GNAT family N-acetyltransferase, which translates to MEFIWTVDLTSGYYNDAISIRKKVFVEEQHVPPELEIDDLEDKTIHVIGYLEDKAVSTARLYQKNDTTFKVQRVAVSLDFRKQNLGNQLMLEIERYAKEKQVNQLILDAQDHALSFYEKLGYQIEGDSFMDAGIPHHKMVKRLNL; encoded by the coding sequence ATGGAATTTATTTGGACAGTAGATTTAACATCTGGTTATTACAATGATGCTATATCAATCAGAAAAAAAGTTTTTGTGGAAGAACAACATGTTCCGCCAGAATTAGAAATTGATGATTTAGAAGATAAAACGATTCATGTTATTGGATATTTAGAAGATAAAGCAGTATCTACAGCAAGACTTTATCAAAAAAATGACACTACTTTTAAAGTTCAACGTGTAGCTGTTTCGCTTGATTTCCGCAAACAAAATTTGGGCAATCAATTAATGTTAGAAATAGAACGTTACGCAAAAGAAAAACAGGTAAATCAATTGATTCTTGATGCACAAGATCATGCCTTATCATTTTATGAAAAATTAGGTTATCAGATTGAAGGCGATAGCTTTATGGACGCTGGAATTCCTCATCATAAGATGGTTAAGAGGCTTAATTTATAA
- a CDS encoding M42 family metallopeptidase: MNEKTIQLVEKLTTIPSPTGNTYEIISFIQNYLNQFGYETTKTNKGGLMITVKGANHQKHRFVTAHVDTLGAMVRAIKPNGRLKLDLIGGFRFNAIEGEYCTVHTANGKISGTILMHQTSVHVYKDAGTAERNQENMEVRLDEKVQTKEETQSLGVSVGDFISFDPRTEITTNGFIKSRHLDDKVSVAILLQCLKKIKTEKVVLPYTTHFYISNNEEIGYGGNSNISDKVVEYLAVDMGAMGDDQQTDEYSVSICVKDGSGPYHYELRKKLTALCEDNHIPYQLDIYPFYGSDASAAMKAGADVRHALVGAGIEASHAYERTHEESITATEQLIEQYLLSEMLD, from the coding sequence ATGAATGAAAAAACGATTCAACTTGTTGAAAAATTAACAACAATTCCTTCTCCAACGGGAAATACGTATGAAATAATTTCTTTTATCCAAAATTATTTAAATCAGTTCGGTTATGAAACTACAAAAACAAATAAAGGTGGATTGATGATCACTGTAAAAGGAGCAAATCATCAAAAGCATCGTTTTGTAACAGCACATGTTGATACGTTAGGAGCCATGGTAAGAGCGATTAAACCAAATGGAAGACTGAAATTAGATTTAATTGGTGGGTTTCGTTTCAATGCAATCGAAGGAGAATACTGTACAGTACATACAGCTAATGGAAAGATATCAGGTACGATTCTAATGCATCAAACTAGCGTTCATGTTTACAAAGATGCTGGAACAGCTGAAAGAAATCAAGAGAATATGGAAGTACGTCTTGATGAGAAAGTTCAGACAAAAGAAGAAACTCAATCATTAGGTGTTTCTGTAGGAGACTTCATTAGCTTTGATCCTAGAACTGAAATTACGACTAATGGATTTATTAAATCCCGTCATTTGGATGATAAAGTGAGTGTAGCTATCTTACTGCAATGTTTAAAGAAAATAAAAACTGAAAAAGTGGTGCTTCCTTATACCACTCATTTTTATATTTCAAATAACGAGGAAATTGGTTATGGCGGAAATTCAAATATTTCTGACAAAGTAGTGGAGTATTTGGCGGTTGATATGGGTGCCATGGGAGATGACCAACAAACTGATGAATATTCTGTATCCATTTGTGTAAAAGACGGAAGCGGTCCGTACCATTACGAGTTGAGGAAAAAACTGACTGCACTTTGCGAAGACAATCATATTCCTTACCAGTTAGACATTTATCCATTTTATGGAAGTGATGCTTCAGCTGCTATGAAAGCAGGAGCGGATGTTCGTCATGCTTTAGTTGGTGCAGGAATAGAAGCAAGCCATGCCTATGAAAGAACGCATGAAGAATCTATAACAGCGACTGAACAATTGATCGAACAGTATTTATTAAGTGAGATGCTAGATTAA
- a CDS encoding AI-2E family transporter yields the protein MDYFKKSKLMFWTVWLLVCATLIFMSTKIEFIFQPLTTFVSTLFTPIIVAGFLYYLLNPLIGQLEKIKIKRKYGIIIVFLLFLGVVVFLAISVLPNLIEQLGQLITSIPSFLKALENYSNEMLQKPMFANFDLEQTLGKMDLSIENIANTVLTALTASVGSLVGALANTTVVIVTVPIILFYMFKDGKHFRPSVAKFFPKEYRGQMIELLGQMNETIASYISGQALVCLFVAVFTYLGYLITGMPYGLLLGIIAGVTNIIPYIGPYIGAAPAIIIALTISPTQALLVALVVLVVQQIDGNFISPNVIGKTLSIHPLTIIVLLLVAGNIAGIIGMILGVPTYAVVKTVVVYLRDMFMIRKKHASTQKIID from the coding sequence ATGGATTATTTTAAAAAATCGAAATTAATGTTTTGGACAGTATGGTTATTAGTTTGTGCTACGTTGATTTTTATGAGTACGAAGATCGAGTTTATTTTTCAACCTTTAACCACATTTGTTTCAACGTTGTTTACCCCTATTATTGTAGCTGGTTTTTTATACTATTTGTTAAATCCTTTGATTGGACAATTAGAAAAAATAAAAATCAAAAGAAAATATGGGATCATCATTGTTTTTCTATTATTTTTAGGAGTAGTAGTATTTTTAGCTATATCTGTTTTACCTAATTTAATTGAACAATTAGGACAGTTGATTACAAGTATACCTTCGTTTTTAAAAGCTTTAGAAAATTATTCTAACGAAATGCTTCAAAAGCCAATGTTTGCTAATTTTGATTTGGAGCAAACTTTAGGAAAAATGGATCTTTCTATTGAAAATATTGCAAACACAGTACTGACTGCTTTAACAGCAAGTGTTGGTTCATTGGTTGGGGCTTTAGCGAATACGACGGTCGTTATTGTTACAGTTCCAATTATATTGTTTTATATGTTTAAAGATGGAAAACATTTTAGGCCTTCAGTTGCTAAGTTTTTTCCAAAGGAATACCGTGGGCAAATGATTGAATTACTTGGGCAAATGAATGAGACTATTGCTTCTTATATCAGTGGGCAAGCGTTAGTTTGTTTATTCGTGGCAGTATTTACCTACTTAGGGTACCTGATTACTGGAATGCCTTATGGTCTTTTGCTAGGGATTATTGCAGGAGTAACGAATATTATTCCCTATATTGGACCGTATATTGGGGCAGCACCTGCTATCATTATTGCGTTAACTATTTCACCAACACAAGCTTTATTAGTTGCATTAGTGGTGTTAGTGGTTCAACAAATTGATGGTAATTTTATCTCTCCTAACGTGATTGGGAAAACTTTATCAATTCATCCTTTAACGATTATTGTTTTATTGCTAGTTGCTGGGAACATTGCGGGTATAATTGGAATGATTCTTGGAGTTCCTACCTATGCAGTAGTTAAAACAGTGGTTGTCTATTTAAGAGATATGTTTATGATTCGTAAAAAACATGCCTCAACTCAAAAAATTATTGATTAG
- a CDS encoding FAD-dependent oxidoreductase, whose amino-acid sequence MKVVVIGCTHAGTSAVKTILKENPSVEVSVFERNDNVSFLSCGIAMYVGGVVKDPAGLFYSNPEELTQMGADVKMEHNVKSIDTEAKKVVVENMTTGEVFEESYDKLVNTTGSWPITPPIPGIETKNVLLCKNYNQAEEVIKQNQTAKKVVIVGGGYIGIELVEAFEQSGKEVTLIDGLDRILNKYLDPEFTDVLESTLEERGIKLALNQAVTSFNADENGSVKSVTTPKGEYEADLVILCVGFRPNNELLKDKVEMMPNGAIIVDEYMRTSNKDIYAAGDSCAVHYNPNGGAAYIPLATNAVRMGTLVGKNIIEPKVKYRGTQSTSGLYLFGYNIGSTGVNVNSASHFGLDVRAVFVKDNYRPEFMPTTEEVFMKLVYEVGTNRIVGGQIMSKYDVTASANTLSLAIQNKMTIEDLAYVDFFFQPYFDRPWNYLNILAQAACDQEDELAK is encoded by the coding sequence ATGAAAGTAGTCGTTATCGGATGTACACATGCTGGTACCTCAGCTGTTAAAACTATATTAAAAGAAAACCCATCTGTTGAAGTTTCTGTTTTTGAAAGAAATGATAATGTTTCATTCTTATCATGTGGAATTGCAATGTATGTTGGTGGAGTTGTGAAAGATCCAGCAGGTTTGTTCTATTCTAACCCTGAAGAATTAACTCAAATGGGTGCTGACGTAAAAATGGAACACAACGTTAAAAGTATTGATACTGAAGCTAAAAAAGTAGTAGTAGAAAATATGACTACTGGAGAAGTATTTGAAGAAAGCTATGATAAATTAGTTAATACAACTGGTTCTTGGCCTATTACACCGCCAATTCCTGGTATTGAAACTAAAAATGTTTTATTATGTAAAAACTACAACCAAGCAGAAGAAGTTATCAAACAAAACCAAACAGCTAAAAAAGTTGTTATCGTTGGTGGAGGATACATCGGGATTGAATTAGTAGAAGCTTTTGAACAATCAGGCAAAGAAGTTACATTAATTGATGGATTAGATCGTATTCTTAACAAATACCTAGATCCAGAATTTACTGATGTATTAGAAAGTACTTTAGAAGAACGTGGAATCAAATTAGCATTAAACCAAGCCGTAACTTCTTTCAACGCTGATGAAAATGGTTCAGTTAAATCTGTAACTACTCCAAAAGGCGAATACGAAGCAGACTTAGTTATTTTATGTGTTGGGTTCCGTCCAAACAATGAATTATTAAAAGATAAAGTTGAAATGATGCCAAATGGCGCAATCATTGTTGATGAATACATGAGAACAAGCAACAAAGATATTTATGCAGCTGGAGACAGTTGTGCAGTTCATTACAATCCAAATGGTGGAGCAGCTTACATTCCTTTAGCAACTAACGCTGTTCGTATGGGTACTTTAGTAGGTAAAAACATTATCGAACCTAAAGTGAAATACAGAGGAACACAATCAACTTCTGGTTTGTACTTGTTTGGCTACAACATTGGGTCAACTGGTGTAAACGTTAATAGTGCTTCACACTTTGGTTTAGATGTTCGTGCAGTTTTCGTTAAAGACAACTACCGTCCAGAATTTATGCCGACTACTGAAGAAGTTTTCATGAAATTAGTTTACGAAGTAGGAACAAACCGCATCGTTGGTGGACAAATCATGTCTAAATATGATGTAACAGCTTCTGCTAATACATTATCATTAGCTATTCAAAATAAAATGACGATTGAAGACCTTGCTTATGTAGATTTCTTCTTCCAACCTTATTTTGACCGTCCTTGGAACTACTTGAACATCTTAGCTCAAGCAGCTTGTGATCAAGAAGACGAATTAGCTAAGTAA
- a CDS encoding thermonuclease family protein encodes MKINKKILSGIIALILFFTGSYVIDQEEEKSSTVTNDQTSIELKRVIDGDTIVFIENDKEKRLRLLLIDTPESSTTKTGFAQPYGIEAKEFLTDYLKGKTLSIEYDPSHEKVDDYDRVLAYLYADGKLVQEVMVEEGLARVGYENGDELYLNQLEEAEQKADKINVNIWSIEGYVGEYGFNKKE; translated from the coding sequence TTGAAAATCAATAAAAAGATTTTGTCAGGGATTATTGCACTTATTCTTTTCTTTACCGGATCCTATGTTATAGATCAAGAAGAAGAAAAGTCTTCAACTGTAACAAATGACCAAACATCTATTGAACTTAAAAGAGTGATTGATGGAGATACAATAGTTTTCATTGAAAATGACAAAGAAAAACGGCTGAGATTGCTTCTGATAGATACTCCAGAAAGCAGCACAACTAAAACTGGTTTTGCACAGCCATATGGTATAGAAGCAAAAGAATTTCTTACAGATTATTTAAAAGGGAAAACGTTGTCGATCGAATATGATCCCTCCCATGAAAAAGTAGATGATTACGATAGAGTATTGGCGTACCTATACGCAGATGGAAAATTAGTGCAAGAAGTAATGGTTGAAGAAGGTTTAGCACGTGTGGGTTATGAAAATGGTGATGAGCTTTACTTAAATCAATTAGAAGAAGCAGAGCAAAAAGCAGATAAAATAAATGTGAATATTTGGTCTATTGAAGGATATGTTGGAGAATATGGCTTCAATAAAAAGGAATAG